A stretch of Leisingera sp. S132 DNA encodes these proteins:
- a CDS encoding response regulator has product MTAQSGELIASQIGANLPYLRRYARALTGSQSSGDKYALAALEAILAGEAEYDSSLSPKAALFRVFHAIWSSTGAPAGEDEADTGLAAKAQRHLRQLTPNTREALLLHTIEEFSSASTGVIMGVSEDEASELISIAYEEMSRATAGRVMIIEDEAVIAMDLEAIVTAMGHSVTGIARTEAQAMELASSAPAELVLSDIQLADNSSGIDAVNGILEKHGDRPVIFITAYPERLLTGEGPEPAFLISKPYTEEQVRSAVSQAMFFSSTETLKV; this is encoded by the coding sequence ATGACCGCTCAATCGGGAGAACTGATCGCCAGCCAGATTGGTGCCAACCTGCCCTATTTGCGCCGCTATGCGCGTGCGCTGACAGGCAGCCAGAGCAGCGGCGACAAATATGCCCTGGCGGCGCTGGAGGCGATCCTGGCAGGGGAAGCCGAATATGACAGCAGCCTGTCGCCCAAGGCCGCCCTGTTCCGGGTCTTCCACGCAATCTGGTCTTCCACCGGGGCACCGGCAGGCGAAGATGAAGCCGATACCGGACTCGCCGCCAAGGCGCAAAGGCATCTGCGCCAGCTGACACCGAACACCCGTGAAGCGCTGCTGCTGCACACGATAGAGGAATTCAGTTCTGCCAGCACAGGTGTTATCATGGGGGTCAGTGAAGACGAGGCTTCCGAACTGATTTCAATTGCTTACGAGGAAATGTCACGCGCCACTGCAGGCCGGGTGATGATCATCGAGGACGAGGCCGTTATTGCCATGGACCTGGAAGCGATTGTCACAGCTATGGGCCACAGTGTCACCGGCATCGCCCGTACCGAAGCCCAAGCGATGGAGCTTGCCTCCAGCGCCCCCGCCGAGCTTGTGCTGTCGGATATCCAGCTGGCCGACAATTCCAGCGGCATAGATGCCGTGAACGGCATACTGGAAAAACACGGCGACCGCCCGGTCATTTTTATCACTGCCTATCCCGAACGTCTGCTGACCGGGGAAGGCCCCGAACCAGCCTTCCTCATTTCCAAACCCTACACGGAAGAGCAAGTCCGCTCTGCCGTCAGCCAGGCGATGTTCTTTTCTTCCACGGAAACGCTGAAAGTCTGA
- a CDS encoding NepR family anti-sigma factor, which translates to MTQPQRARPRNEQADREIDENLKRAFEQVASEPVPDRFTDLLKQLKEKETLGKMKQSEESTSND; encoded by the coding sequence ATGACACAGCCACAACGTGCCCGGCCCCGGAATGAGCAGGCCGACCGCGAAATCGACGAAAACCTCAAGCGGGCGTTCGAACAGGTCGCCAGCGAACCTGTGCCGGACCGCTTCACTGACCTGCTGAAACAGCTGAAGGAAAAAGAGACTCTGGGAAAGATGAAGCAGTCAGAGGAGAGTACCTCGAATGACTGA
- a CDS encoding RNA polymerase sigma factor yields MTETQPDPRDDLVNHLGALRAFAISLTRNSATADDLVQDTLVKAWTNIEKFEAGSNMRAWLFTILRNTFYSLRRKRKREVEDADGALSGSLAQKPDHDGRLHMRDFHVAFAQLNDEQREALVLVGAGGFSYDEAAGMCGVKTGTIKSRVNRARARLAELMDLDEDGQIELTDTVTAGIVAQQSAA; encoded by the coding sequence ATGACTGAGACACAACCGGATCCCAGGGACGACCTGGTCAACCATCTGGGTGCTCTGCGCGCCTTTGCCATCAGCCTGACCCGCAACAGCGCCACCGCCGACGACCTGGTGCAGGATACGCTCGTCAAGGCCTGGACCAACATCGAGAAATTCGAAGCGGGTTCGAATATGCGCGCCTGGCTTTTCACTATCCTGCGCAACACCTTTTACTCGCTGCGCCGCAAGCGCAAGCGCGAGGTCGAGGATGCCGACGGGGCACTGTCCGGCAGCCTGGCGCAAAAACCGGATCACGACGGACGGCTTCACATGCGCGACTTTCATGTGGCTTTTGCTCAGCTCAACGATGAGCAGCGCGAAGCGCTGGTGCTGGTCGGCGCAGGCGGGTTTTCCTACGATGAGGCCGCCGGAATGTGCGGCGTCAAAACCGGCACCATCAAAAGCCGTGTCAATCGCGCCCGTGCCCGTCTGGCTGAGCTGATGGATCTGGACGAAGACGGTCAGATTGAGCTGACCGACACCGTGACAGCCGGAATTGTCGCGCAGCAGAGCGCCGCATGA
- a CDS encoding sensor histidine kinase: MISMPRLQAGGLLVRLAALMTFALLPLGMIALYQTYAVVDEATRLSHASLLDRTERAASKERELLQRAGGATEGVAAAILPVLDDRRACSSLLQAFTDGPNPFTFAAFITPDGRMICASDGKARDVSDRWMYLKARQTSQLSFALGRDLLGEGGSFLLATSPVQRDGILLGYVSIAIPHKVAAADFGNNWSDRGIQYVTIDAQGEILSSSVPEEDAAQVLPVSVPRRDLLAHTGETFFEDDRSGSERFFAVSEILPGQVSVVGSWPVENAMTAARNPASLMTIAFPVLMWLAGISVAVLGLQQMVIRHLSALRRAMRRYALGEREDPRLELHNPPREFEEAEQSFNRMVAILSEAERRRELDLEEKTILLREVHHRVKNNLQLVASIMNMQGRTAQTPEARRMLSQLQRRVRGLATIHRSLNTNPDITTVDSRDLIQELISEIGSMNAGTGQEIVIETDLAPVPLTQDQGVTLSMLVSEAMTNAVKYLGVPDGGRPRIDVRLLETAPDWLELEITNTKGQPLAAEDEVLQGTGIGARLMMAFAAQLDGTVSTGETETAYTYRLGFPVAAGAVPPAARDTEQDHDAEEPAA; encoded by the coding sequence ATGATTTCAATGCCGCGGTTGCAGGCAGGGGGGCTTCTGGTCCGGCTCGCAGCGCTGATGACGTTTGCGCTGCTGCCGCTGGGCATGATCGCGCTCTATCAGACTTATGCTGTTGTCGATGAGGCCACCCGGCTGTCGCATGCATCGCTGCTTGACCGGACCGAACGGGCGGCATCCAAGGAACGCGAACTATTGCAGCGCGCTGGCGGCGCTACAGAAGGGGTCGCGGCGGCCATACTTCCCGTTCTGGACGACCGCCGCGCCTGCAGCAGTCTTCTGCAGGCTTTCACGGACGGCCCGAACCCGTTCACCTTCGCGGCTTTCATCACACCGGATGGCCGGATGATTTGCGCATCTGATGGTAAGGCTCGGGACGTGTCTGACCGGTGGATGTACTTGAAGGCCCGCCAGACGTCGCAGTTGTCCTTTGCTTTGGGCCGCGATCTTTTGGGGGAAGGCGGCTCGTTCCTGCTGGCCACCAGCCCGGTGCAGCGCGACGGTATATTGCTGGGATATGTGTCCATAGCCATCCCGCACAAGGTCGCCGCAGCAGATTTCGGAAACAACTGGTCCGACCGGGGCATCCAGTACGTGACAATCGACGCGCAGGGCGAAATCCTTTCCTCCAGCGTGCCGGAAGAGGACGCGGCGCAAGTGCTGCCCGTTTCGGTGCCGCGGCGGGATCTGCTGGCGCACACCGGGGAGACCTTTTTTGAGGATGACCGTTCGGGCAGCGAACGGTTCTTTGCTGTGAGTGAAATTCTTCCCGGGCAGGTTTCGGTGGTCGGCAGCTGGCCGGTGGAAAACGCCATGACCGCGGCCAGAAACCCGGCCTCCCTGATGACGATCGCGTTTCCGGTGTTGATGTGGCTTGCAGGGATTTCCGTGGCGGTTCTTGGCCTGCAGCAGATGGTTATCCGCCACCTCAGCGCGCTGCGCCGGGCCATGCGCCGTTATGCGCTGGGGGAACGTGAGGACCCCAGGCTCGAACTTCACAACCCGCCGCGCGAGTTCGAGGAAGCGGAGCAGTCCTTCAACAGGATGGTTGCCATCCTGAGCGAGGCAGAACGGCGGCGCGAGCTGGACCTGGAAGAAAAGACAATCCTGCTGCGCGAGGTGCACCACCGGGTCAAGAACAACCTCCAGCTAGTTGCCTCGATCATGAACATGCAGGGCCGAACGGCACAGACGCCCGAGGCCCGCCGCATGCTGTCGCAATTGCAGCGCCGGGTGCGGGGGCTGGCCACCATTCACCGCAGCCTGAACACCAACCCGGATATCACAACTGTTGACAGCCGCGACCTGATCCAGGAGCTGATCTCGGAAATCGGATCGATGAACGCCGGAACCGGGCAGGAGATCGTGATCGAAACCGACCTCGCGCCTGTTCCGCTGACCCAGGATCAGGGTGTCACGCTCTCGATGCTGGTGTCGGAGGCGATGACCAACGCAGTCAAATACCTGGGTGTGCCTGACGGCGGACGCCCTCGGATTGATGTCCGTCTGCTAGAAACAGCGCCGGACTGGCTGGAGCTTGAAATCACCAACACCAAGGGGCAGCCGCTGGCGGCAGAGGATGAAGTCCTTCAGGGAACCGGCATTGGCGCACGGCTGATGATGGCTTTTGCGGCACAGCTTGACGGCACCGTGAGTACCGGCGAGACAGAGACGGCTTACACCTACCGGCTGGGCTTTCCCGTTGCCGCCGGTGCAGTTCCGCCAGCCGCAAGGGACACAGAACAGGATCATGACGCAGAAGAACCCGCAGCATGA
- a CDS encoding phospholipase D family protein has product MTQKNPQHDDVRCPDFSVLVTAEQAWPAFERAVLEAKNEISASFRLFDFATKLLSPDAKKTGETWAELIADALRRGVRVRLVVSDFDPVMAAPLHAAAQNTLAQAREIASGLAPETAARLSVTAALHPARAGLLPRLAFSPFVIRKLRKLPRRLRPSAANRGLPQLYPVSHHQKIAVIDRQVLYIGGLDQNHRRYDTTAHDQPAFKTWADVQLLLRGPEAEEAADHLDSFLEDIAGRRPPPARKHIRRTLSVPRQAGFWALSPKTVLREIEEDHLAAFAAARSLIYLETQFLRSSVIARGLADAARRNPDLSLILILPGLPEDVAFDGNQELDARYGMALQAEALETVSSAFGSRACIASPVQRRMAARDAPSTLAGSPLVYVHSKALIADRDFALVGSANLNGRSMRWDTEAALRITRQDRIGQLWHTLARHWWQEDLPEQALDPASAAAWWQQEIRRNQVRRPEARRGLLVPHDPDRMAELQQPLPGATEDIV; this is encoded by the coding sequence ATGACGCAGAAGAACCCGCAGCATGATGACGTCCGCTGCCCGGACTTTTCAGTTCTGGTCACCGCTGAACAGGCCTGGCCGGCTTTTGAGCGTGCGGTGCTGGAGGCCAAGAATGAAATCAGCGCGAGCTTCCGGCTGTTCGATTTCGCCACCAAGCTGTTGAGCCCGGACGCGAAGAAGACAGGGGAAACCTGGGCAGAACTGATCGCGGATGCCCTGCGCCGCGGCGTGCGCGTCCGCCTGGTGGTGAGCGATTTTGACCCGGTGATGGCGGCCCCGTTGCACGCGGCTGCGCAAAACACGCTTGCCCAGGCCAGGGAGATTGCCAGCGGGCTTGCGCCGGAAACGGCTGCGCGTCTGTCGGTGACCGCGGCGCTGCATCCGGCACGGGCCGGCTTGCTGCCGCGGCTGGCATTTTCACCTTTTGTGATCCGTAAGCTTCGCAAGCTGCCGCGGCGGCTCAGGCCCTCCGCCGCGAACCGCGGTCTGCCGCAGCTCTATCCTGTTTCTCATCACCAAAAGATTGCGGTGATCGACCGTCAGGTTCTCTACATCGGCGGGCTGGATCAGAACCACCGCCGGTACGACACCACCGCCCACGACCAGCCCGCGTTCAAGACATGGGCGGATGTGCAATTGCTGCTGCGCGGTCCCGAAGCAGAGGAAGCCGCGGATCATCTCGACAGCTTTCTGGAGGACATAGCCGGGCGCAGGCCGCCGCCTGCCCGCAAGCACATCCGTCGCACCTTGTCGGTTCCGCGCCAAGCGGGCTTTTGGGCGCTGTCGCCAAAGACGGTTCTTCGCGAAATCGAAGAAGACCACCTGGCCGCATTTGCCGCTGCCCGCAGCCTTATTTATCTGGAGACCCAGTTTCTGCGCTCCAGCGTCATTGCACGCGGGCTGGCAGATGCGGCCCGCCGCAACCCAGATCTATCGCTGATCCTTATTCTTCCCGGCTTGCCGGAAGATGTTGCCTTTGACGGGAACCAGGAACTTGATGCCCGCTATGGCATGGCTCTGCAGGCTGAGGCGCTTGAGACCGTGAGTTCCGCTTTTGGATCCCGCGCCTGTATCGCCAGCCCGGTGCAGCGCCGGATGGCTGCGCGGGACGCGCCCTCGACCCTGGCAGGCTCGCCGCTGGTCTATGTGCACAGCAAGGCGCTCATAGCCGACCGGGATTTTGCTCTGGTGGGGTCGGCCAATCTCAACGGGCGCTCTATGCGCTGGGATACCGAGGCCGCATTGCGGATCACCCGGCAAGACCGGATCGGTCAGCTCTGGCACACGCTGGCCCGGCACTGGTGGCAGGAAGACCTGCCGGAGCAGGCATTGGATCCGGCCAGCGCTGCCGCCTGGTGGCAGCAGGAAATCCGCCGCAACCAGGTGCGCCGCCCCGAGGCCCGGCGCGGGCTGCTGGTGCCGCATGACCCGGACAGGATGGCGGAACTGCAGCAGCCCTTGCCAGGTGCTACCGAAGACATTGTCTGA